The proteins below come from a single bacterium genomic window:
- a CDS encoding pilin: MFKKLQSKKGFTLIELMIVVAILGVLAAVAIPQYLDYIAASKTRASMSNYDTAIKSVKGEFAKRTAGKGASADLVAMLNDAGRNVNPYEPSQAAYLSGTSPALGQVGIDPIDASAATGIAQGETITVTGNYLDMAGTAQTKTMILTYE; encoded by the coding sequence ATGTTTAAGAAACTTCAGAGCAAAAAAGGCTTCACACTGATCGAGCTCATGATCGTCGTGGCAATTCTGGGCGTCCTCGCCGCCGTCGCGATCCCCCAGTACCTCGACTACATCGCGGCTTCCAAGACCCGCGCCTCGATGTCCAACTACGACACCGCCATCAAGTCCGTCAAGGGCGAATTCGCCAAGAGAACCGCCGGCAAGGGCGCTTCCGCCGACTTAGTGGCCATGCTGAACGACGCAGGCCGCAACGTGAACCCCTACGAGCCCAGCCAGGCCGCTTATCTGTCCGGCACCTCCCCCGCACTCGGCCAGGTCGGCATCGACCCCATTGACGCCAGCGCGGCCACCGGTATCGCCCAGGGCGAAACCATCACCGTCACCGGCAATTACCTCGACATGGCCGGAACGGCTCAGACCAAGACCATGATCCTCACCTACGAATAA
- a CDS encoding prepilin-type N-terminal cleavage/methylation domain-containing protein: MRIGRLAMVAKRAKKGFTLVELMIVVAILGVLAAIAVPLYTGYVEDARQSEATANLQVIRTLEEQYIADEGTYVAGSYTESSTTLQTALEGFQPGAATGLSYDYVVTVTAPPNPTFLAKATRKSDTSKWFSITEANVKVDQSGTGW, translated from the coding sequence ATGCGAATCGGGAGGCTTGCCATGGTTGCCAAAAGAGCGAAAAAAGGCTTTACCCTTGTCGAACTGATGATAGTCGTGGCGATATTGGGTGTGCTCGCCGCCATTGCCGTTCCCCTCTACACCGGATACGTCGAGGATGCGAGACAATCCGAGGCGACGGCCAACCTGCAGGTGATAAGAACCCTCGAAGAGCAGTATATCGCCGACGAAGGAACTTACGTTGCGGGCAGCTATACGGAGTCCTCGACCACCCTTCAGACCGCCCTTGAGGGGTTCCAGCCGGGAGCCGCCACGGGCCTGAGCTACGACTACGTGGTCACGGTGACAGCCCCGCCTAATCCAACCTTCCTTGCCAAGGCGACCCGGAAGTCCGACACCTCGAAGTGGTTTTCGATTACTGAGGCTAACGTTAAGGTCGATCAGAGCGGTACCGGCTGGTAG
- the rdgB gene encoding RdgB/HAM1 family non-canonical purine NTP pyrophosphatase — protein sequence MKLLFATNNAGKLKEVKGILGPLGFEVVGLREAGLCVEVVEDGATFTENALKKARELNKLSHLPVLADDTGLSVDSLGGFPGVRSARYAGEKATDADNNEKLLEELKGVPAEKRTAAFICHMVFIGEGGTELHAEGVLKGKILEEKRGSGGFGYDPLFVPEGETKTLADMELSEKNLISHRRKALDQLAKSLRTRSKFKANR from the coding sequence ATGAAACTTCTCTTCGCCACCAACAATGCAGGTAAGCTGAAGGAAGTGAAAGGCATACTCGGCCCGCTGGGTTTCGAGGTCGTCGGCCTTCGGGAAGCGGGGCTCTGCGTCGAAGTCGTCGAGGACGGAGCCACCTTCACCGAAAACGCCCTCAAGAAGGCGCGCGAACTGAACAAATTGTCGCACCTGCCGGTGCTGGCCGACGACACGGGGCTTTCGGTGGACTCCCTCGGAGGGTTTCCCGGCGTCCGTTCGGCGCGCTACGCCGGGGAAAAAGCCACCGACGCCGACAACAACGAAAAGCTCCTCGAAGAGCTTAAGGGCGTACCGGCCGAAAAGCGAACCGCCGCCTTCATCTGCCACATGGTCTTCATCGGCGAAGGGGGAACGGAGCTTCATGCGGAGGGAGTTCTAAAAGGGAAGATACTGGAGGAGAAAAGAGGGAGCGGAGGCTTCGGCTACGACCCCCTCTTCGTGCCCGAAGGAGAAACAAAGACCCTCGCGGATATGGAGCTTTCAGAGAAAAACCTTATAAGCCACCGGAGAAAAGCGCTGGATCAGCTGGCCAAATCTCTCCGAACGCGAAGTAAGTTTAAAGCAAATCGATAA
- a CDS encoding ribonuclease PH, with protein sequence MRIDGRKADELRPVRIVKSFLKYAEGSALVEMGNTKVICTASIEEGVPSFLKNTGSGWITAEYGMLPRATLTRSAREAAKGKQSGRTLEIQRLIGRSLRSVIDMNCLGERTIKIDCDVIQADGGTRVASVTGSYVALVEALRKMKQKNLISRLPIKTPVAAVSAGIIGGRPVLDLCYEEDSSAFVDLNVVMTGEGEFVELQGTGEDRPFSKKDLADLLELATAGIARLIEIQKETLGE encoded by the coding sequence ATGCGAATTGACGGCCGGAAGGCTGACGAGCTGCGCCCCGTGCGCATAGTTAAAAGCTTCCTCAAATACGCCGAGGGAAGCGCCCTCGTCGAAATGGGAAATACGAAGGTCATCTGCACAGCCTCCATCGAGGAGGGCGTTCCCTCCTTTCTGAAGAACACCGGCTCCGGCTGGATCACCGCCGAGTACGGGATGCTTCCCAGGGCGACCCTCACCCGTTCGGCAAGGGAGGCCGCAAAGGGAAAGCAGAGCGGAAGGACTCTGGAGATACAGAGGCTGATCGGAAGGAGCCTTCGGAGCGTAATCGACATGAATTGCCTCGGCGAGAGGACGATAAAGATCGACTGCGACGTGATACAGGCCGACGGCGGCACCCGCGTCGCCTCCGTCACCGGCTCCTACGTCGCCCTCGTCGAAGCGCTGCGGAAAATGAAGCAGAAAAACCTCATAAGCCGCCTGCCGATAAAGACTCCGGTCGCGGCGGTGAGCGCCGGAATAATCGGCGGCAGGCCGGTGCTCGACCTCTGCTACGAGGAGGATTCCAGCGCCTTCGTGGACCTCAACGTCGTCATGACGGGAGAGGGGGAGTTCGTCGAGCTGCAGGGCACCGGCGAAGACCGTCCCTTCTCGAAAAAAGACCTCGCCGACCTTCTCGAACTCGCCACTGCGGGGATAGCCAGGCTGATTGAAATCCAGAAAGAGACTCTGGGTGAATAA
- a CDS encoding N-acetylmuramoyl-L-alanine amidase: MKIKRVKALMRILKLRTLAPLLLCLFYFAASAHAAATVFSSTKSETGNLRVMLDPAHGGADEGAHGVNSLKEKDVNLSLALFLAAKLDEAGFEPRLTRDSDKEMTPEERAAAANRVQPAVFISIEVNGSELREVRGLEIFFSAPPAEGADPGFWRAGQARAYEKSLRLADSLEGSLRSLGLEYRGKTLIPSPLLGAVTSPAVLVTLGNISWSQEADFLTEDAGKQALARALVSAVKDFFTQKPKETEKKNAN, from the coding sequence ATGAAAATAAAAAGGGTGAAAGCGCTTATGAGAATTTTGAAATTACGCACTCTGGCACCTCTTCTTTTGTGCCTTTTTTATTTCGCCGCCTCCGCGCACGCGGCGGCCACGGTCTTTTCCAGCACCAAATCGGAAACGGGAAACCTTCGCGTCATGCTCGACCCGGCCCACGGCGGCGCCGACGAGGGGGCGCACGGGGTAAACTCTCTCAAGGAAAAGGACGTGAACCTCTCTTTGGCCCTCTTTCTGGCGGCGAAGCTGGACGAAGCCGGTTTCGAGCCCCGCCTCACCCGCGACTCGGACAAGGAGATGACTCCCGAGGAGAGGGCGGCGGCGGCAAACCGGGTACAGCCCGCCGTATTCATATCGATAGAAGTAAACGGCTCGGAGCTTCGCGAGGTAAGGGGCCTAGAGATATTCTTCTCCGCCCCTCCGGCGGAGGGCGCGGACCCGGGGTTCTGGAGAGCGGGACAGGCCAGGGCCTACGAAAAGAGCCTTCGGCTGGCGGATTCACTTGAAGGTTCCCTTCGGTCTCTCGGACTTGAGTACAGGGGAAAGACCCTGATACCCAGCCCGCTTCTGGGCGCGGTAACCTCTCCGGCGGTGCTGGTCACCCTCGGAAACATCTCCTGGTCGCAGGAGGCTGATTTTTTGACCGAAGACGCCGGTAAACAGGCTCTCGCAAGGGCCTTAGTCTCGGCGGTAAAGGATTTTTTCACTCAAAAACCGAAGGAAACGGAGAAAAAGAATGCGAATTGA
- a CDS encoding J domain-containing protein produces MSMSRKDYYELLGVQKGATEDEIKKAFRKLARKHHPDVNPGNKASEEKFKEVSEAYEVLSDKEKREKYDRFGPEGFEPGQGGPGGGGFHWTGGQGQGFDFSDIFGDLFGGGGGATARRSRGEDHEYDLEIPFSESILGAEKEISIQRNVSCGVCGGSGYLSTGNGQVCPDCGGRGSVEMRIGPMVTRQPCHRCKGKGRLPGPTCKECAGRGTVPKKERLRVRIPPGVESGSKVRVPGHGEPGLSGGPSGDLFLAIRVRPDERFHREGDDIVTRVRIPLPDALLGGFALVPTLGEAVRMKVPPGIQNGQRLRIKDKGVPGRGHLYAEVFVEIPKKLSPETIEALEKIRDQLKG; encoded by the coding sequence ATGAGTATGAGCCGCAAGGACTATTATGAACTTCTGGGCGTCCAAAAGGGCGCGACCGAAGACGAGATAAAGAAAGCTTTCAGGAAACTCGCCCGCAAGCACCACCCCGACGTAAACCCCGGCAACAAGGCCAGCGAAGAGAAATTCAAGGAGGTTTCCGAGGCTTACGAGGTGCTCTCGGACAAGGAAAAGAGGGAGAAATACGACCGCTTCGGCCCCGAGGGGTTCGAGCCCGGTCAGGGAGGACCCGGAGGGGGAGGTTTTCACTGGACGGGAGGGCAGGGGCAGGGGTTCGATTTTTCCGACATCTTCGGCGATCTTTTCGGCGGCGGGGGCGGGGCCACCGCGAGGCGTTCGAGGGGGGAGGACCACGAATACGACCTCGAAATACCCTTTAGCGAGTCTATCCTCGGCGCGGAAAAGGAGATTTCGATACAGAGGAACGTCTCCTGCGGAGTTTGCGGGGGCAGCGGCTACCTCTCCACCGGAAACGGGCAGGTCTGCCCCGACTGCGGCGGCCGCGGAAGCGTGGAGATGCGCATCGGGCCTATGGTCACCCGCCAGCCCTGCCACAGGTGTAAAGGGAAGGGGCGTTTGCCCGGCCCCACCTGCAAGGAGTGCGCGGGAAGGGGCACGGTGCCGAAAAAGGAGCGTCTCCGGGTCAGGATTCCTCCGGGAGTCGAAAGCGGCTCGAAGGTGAGGGTGCCGGGCCACGGCGAGCCGGGACTTAGCGGCGGCCCCTCCGGCGACCTCTTTCTGGCGATACGGGTTCGCCCGGACGAGCGCTTCCACCGTGAAGGGGACGACATCGTCACCAGAGTGCGGATACCTCTTCCGGACGCTCTCCTCGGCGGCTTTGCGCTTGTGCCCACTCTCGGGGAGGCGGTGCGGATGAAGGTGCCGCCGGGCATTCAGAACGGCCAGAGACTCCGCATAAAGGACAAGGGCGTCCCCGGCAGGGGCCACCTCTACGCCGAGGTCTTCGTGGAGATACCAAAAAAACTTTCGCCGGAGACAATCGAGGCGCTTGAAAAGATTCGGGATCAGCTGAAAGGTTGA
- a CDS encoding DUF4131 domain-containing protein, whose translation MLQTGGILALASGVYWSQSVFYASLMAFLALCAVLGAAAPSRHKILASLSLLLLFAAGFLSLNRPPPSTLPFYEEKRFYGTVAKDPRAVTGGVSVEIDLRGFAGPEPSGEWSPLSGRILLNLRGEPAKPPSPGEAVFFRSALKPPEGFRNPGSEWRPFYFRRAGIVARASAGYPGEVFFASPKEEGAALGARRVLGDAIGETLPGEEGAVLRALTLGDWSRVSPGVLAEFRKCGTTHLLSVSGFHLGIVALGAMALATFLWSRTFALALRFPAPLAAKLLVFPLLIAYTLLTGSQVATLRSLVMVLIVLAGNLICRRVSPFVSIASAVLFLGLCDPSILFDPGLHLSVAALAGLFWLAPALREVLGREKEEDGVEKLLPKSRARKLWDFVYGKGRDIFILSASATLATMPLSAYYFGGASWMGLLANPAGVPIAGALALPLGILGAFVFPLWEGGARLAWEGAGASISLLLWIQGRLAPLASEITGPFTTFLPVAGAWLLLFSFVLFRKERSSARKRLAVAGLGALLLAGPPLAKALEERFDQSGHIWMIEAGHGESVILRLPRKGFRPPLWIVADGGGFPASTFDVGENIVLPALRTLGCERPEIVMSTHPHPDHVLGLTAVIREGKPKYLWLPASFYGDFRYQPALAAAKEANTEVVWIGPGGYDREDAGVSLAVYPAKGPEENDRSIALVARFGGAAVLIPGDVEKEGQNSLLEQGLSGHFAFAAAPHHGSANAVNERFFSNVEVDFYLVAAGKGESLPSKKFCETVDKLGRAYLITGKEGALHGVFGPSPPRIVEGAR comes from the coding sequence ATGCTACAGACGGGGGGAATACTGGCGCTGGCCTCCGGCGTCTACTGGAGCCAGAGCGTGTTTTATGCTTCGCTCATGGCGTTTCTGGCCCTTTGCGCGGTTTTGGGCGCGGCCGCCCCCTCGCGTCATAAAATTCTCGCCTCTCTTTCCCTCCTCCTGCTCTTTGCCGCCGGTTTCCTCTCGCTGAACCGGCCCCCGCCCTCGACTCTTCCCTTTTACGAGGAAAAGAGATTCTACGGGACCGTCGCGAAGGACCCCCGCGCGGTGACCGGCGGAGTCAGCGTAGAAATAGACCTTCGCGGCTTCGCCGGGCCGGAGCCGTCCGGGGAATGGTCTCCTCTTTCGGGCAGGATTCTGCTGAACCTGCGGGGTGAACCGGCGAAACCGCCCTCTCCCGGCGAGGCGGTTTTTTTCAGGTCTGCGCTGAAACCTCCGGAGGGGTTTAGAAACCCCGGCTCCGAGTGGCGGCCCTTTTATTTCCGGCGCGCCGGTATCGTCGCCAGAGCTTCCGCCGGGTATCCGGGAGAGGTCTTTTTCGCCTCGCCCAAGGAGGAGGGAGCGGCCCTCGGAGCGAGAAGGGTTCTTGGCGACGCAATCGGCGAAACATTGCCCGGAGAGGAGGGGGCGGTCCTTCGCGCCCTTACCCTGGGCGACTGGTCGAGGGTCTCGCCGGGAGTCCTTGCCGAGTTTAGAAAATGCGGGACCACTCATCTCCTTTCGGTCTCCGGTTTTCACCTCGGCATTGTGGCGCTGGGCGCGATGGCGCTGGCGACTTTCCTGTGGTCGCGCACTTTCGCTCTGGCCCTTCGTTTTCCCGCTCCCCTCGCGGCGAAACTTCTGGTCTTCCCACTCCTCATAGCCTATACCCTCCTCACCGGCTCACAGGTAGCCACCCTTCGCTCCCTCGTCATGGTGCTTATCGTCCTTGCGGGGAACCTTATCTGCCGCAGGGTCTCCCCCTTCGTCTCCATCGCATCGGCGGTGCTTTTTCTGGGACTTTGCGACCCCTCCATCCTCTTCGACCCCGGCCTTCATCTCTCTGTCGCCGCCCTCGCCGGTCTCTTCTGGCTCGCCCCGGCGCTACGCGAAGTTCTTGGGAGGGAGAAAGAAGAGGACGGGGTTGAAAAGCTCCTGCCGAAGAGCCGGGCAAGGAAGCTTTGGGATTTCGTCTACGGCAAAGGCAGGGATATTTTCATCCTGAGCGCTTCCGCGACTCTTGCCACCATGCCCCTAAGCGCTTATTACTTCGGGGGGGCGAGCTGGATGGGACTTCTTGCGAACCCCGCCGGAGTGCCGATTGCGGGTGCGCTCGCTTTGCCGCTTGGAATTCTCGGGGCCTTCGTTTTTCCGCTGTGGGAGGGGGGCGCAAGACTGGCTTGGGAGGGCGCGGGGGCTTCGATCTCCCTCCTTTTGTGGATTCAGGGGAGGCTCGCGCCGTTAGCGTCGGAGATAACCGGGCCTTTCACAACCTTTTTGCCGGTCGCGGGGGCGTGGCTCCTCCTTTTTTCCTTCGTCCTCTTCAGGAAGGAGAGGAGCAGCGCTCGAAAGAGGCTGGCGGTTGCCGGTCTCGGCGCGCTCCTGCTGGCCGGGCCGCCGCTCGCCAAGGCCCTGGAAGAACGCTTCGACCAAAGCGGGCATATCTGGATGATCGAAGCGGGCCATGGGGAGTCGGTGATCCTCAGACTGCCGCGCAAGGGGTTTAGGCCGCCCCTGTGGATTGTCGCGGACGGAGGGGGTTTCCCCGCCTCTACCTTTGACGTGGGCGAAAACATAGTCCTTCCCGCCCTCCGGACGCTGGGCTGCGAAAGACCCGAAATCGTCATGTCGACCCATCCCCACCCGGATCACGTTCTGGGCCTCACGGCTGTAATCAGGGAGGGAAAGCCAAAATACCTCTGGCTTCCGGCTTCCTTTTACGGGGATTTCCGCTACCAGCCCGCCCTTGCGGCGGCGAAGGAGGCGAATACCGAAGTCGTCTGGATTGGCCCGGGGGGGTACGACCGGGAGGACGCGGGAGTGTCGCTTGCCGTTTATCCGGCCAAGGGGCCCGAGGAAAACGACAGGTCGATCGCCCTCGTGGCGCGCTTTGGGGGCGCGGCGGTCCTCATACCGGGAGACGTTGAAAAGGAGGGGCAAAATTCCCTTCTTGAGCAGGGTCTCTCGGGTCACTTCGCTTTCGCGGCCGCTCCCCACCACGGCTCGGCGAACGCCGTCAATGAAAGGTTTTTCTCGAACGTGGAGGTGGATTTTTACCTTGTAGCGGCTGGAAAGGGGGAGTCTTTGCCCTCGAAGAAGTTTTGCGAAACCGTGGACAAACTCGGCAGGGCGTATCTGATTACCGGAAAGGAGGGGGCGCTGCACGGGGTTTTCGGCCCTTCCCCGCCCAGAATTGTTGAAGGCGCGCGTTGA
- a CDS encoding GGDEF domain-containing protein — protein sequence MKKKPGLPDKRKLFLYELTDALFTLEHPKTVGEKGLEALAEALCAKAGVCILKTSLTQSFELIAKIGPFPEEEDALLWQEFCERPELLKVDSPKFIGKDRFPAYFGEAIPPDFNTALIIPLQNGGELYGFYIVLDISSCAEGEDLLHHDANFMVARIFACYRAAIRFQEALGLAYVDSLTNLYNARYLPMIMERRLLEAKKSRKPMSFLFLDMDNFREVNTRFGHQAGGKALVEVGWILERFVRANDTVIRYGGDEFTVVLPTASHQSAREIAERIRCAIKEHVFLRRDGRRVNLTVSIGVATYPDDAKTAEELLHLADQAMYRGKETTKDAVYSAAGHMK from the coding sequence ATGAAAAAGAAACCCGGACTTCCCGACAAAAGAAAGCTCTTCCTCTACGAGCTGACCGACGCGCTCTTCACTCTGGAGCACCCGAAGACCGTCGGCGAAAAGGGGCTTGAAGCCCTTGCGGAAGCGCTCTGCGCGAAGGCCGGGGTCTGCATTCTGAAAACCTCGCTCACCCAGTCCTTTGAGCTTATCGCGAAGATCGGCCCTTTCCCCGAGGAGGAGGACGCCCTCCTCTGGCAGGAGTTCTGCGAAAGGCCGGAGCTTTTGAAGGTCGATTCGCCGAAGTTCATCGGGAAGGACCGGTTTCCGGCCTATTTCGGAGAGGCTATCCCGCCGGACTTTAACACGGCGCTTATCATCCCGCTCCAAAACGGCGGGGAGCTTTACGGTTTTTACATCGTGCTGGACATCTCTTCCTGCGCGGAGGGAGAAGACCTGCTCCATCACGACGCGAATTTCATGGTCGCCAGAATCTTTGCCTGTTACCGCGCCGCGATACGTTTTCAGGAAGCCCTCGGCCTCGCCTACGTCGATTCCCTGACAAATCTCTACAATGCCCGCTACCTCCCGATGATTATGGAAAGGAGGCTTTTGGAGGCGAAAAAGAGCCGCAAGCCGATGAGCTTTCTCTTTCTGGACATGGACAACTTCCGGGAGGTCAACACCCGGTTCGGCCATCAGGCCGGAGGCAAGGCCCTCGTCGAGGTCGGCTGGATTCTGGAGCGGTTCGTCCGGGCCAACGACACCGTCATCCGCTACGGCGGAGACGAATTCACGGTAGTGCTTCCCACCGCTTCCCATCAGTCGGCCAGGGAGATAGCCGAAAGGATAAGGTGCGCGATAAAGGAGCACGTTTTTCTGCGCCGCGACGGGCGAAGGGTTAATCTCACGGTGAGCATCGGCGTCGCGACTTACCCCGACGACGCCAAGACGGCGGAAGAGCTTTTGCACCTGGCCGATCAGGCGATGTACCGGGGCAAGGAAACCACCAAGGACGCGGTATATTCAGCCGCCGGGCATATGAAATAG
- a CDS encoding histidine--tRNA ligase has product MNIKRLKGFRDVLPGETELWRRVEEEAKRVFGLYGFCEIRLPLLEETSLFSRTIGETTDIVEKEMYTFTDTGGNTVTLRPEGTASVVRAYVENGFARSAPKARWFYSGPMFRRERPQKGRFRQFHQIGAECFGWAEPGADGEVLSMLWDFAAAIGISGRVSLELNSLGCPDDRSAYVAELKKYLAKKAGCLCENCVKRAEKNPLRVIDCKSEGCREATLNAPEISGWLCKECSDHFSSVCGILDKEKIPYRVNGRMVRGLDYYNRTTFELVTGELGAQNAVAAGGRYDGLVETLGGPAVPALGFALGVERIVLMLGQDSRCADKPSVYCVHRGPEGAGAAFSFRRSLVNSGIAAGMDYEARSFKAQMRSADGSGARFVAIFGESETASGTVALKDLSTGTQETLAPEQAIQLIHNTLMVDFQERSKT; this is encoded by the coding sequence ATGAACATCAAGAGACTCAAGGGCTTTCGGGACGTGCTTCCCGGAGAAACGGAACTCTGGCGGCGCGTGGAGGAAGAGGCGAAGAGGGTTTTTGGCCTCTACGGCTTTTGCGAGATACGCCTCCCCCTGCTGGAGGAGACCAGCCTCTTTTCGCGCACCATCGGGGAGACCACCGACATCGTCGAGAAGGAGATGTACACCTTCACCGATACCGGCGGCAACACCGTCACCCTCCGGCCTGAGGGCACCGCCTCCGTGGTGAGGGCGTACGTGGAAAACGGTTTCGCCAGATCCGCGCCGAAGGCCAGATGGTTTTACTCGGGGCCGATGTTCCGCAGGGAGCGCCCCCAGAAGGGGAGGTTCCGCCAGTTTCACCAGATCGGGGCGGAGTGCTTCGGCTGGGCCGAGCCCGGAGCGGACGGGGAGGTCCTTTCGATGCTCTGGGATTTCGCCGCGGCAATCGGCATCTCCGGGAGGGTCTCTCTGGAACTGAACTCCCTCGGCTGCCCGGACGACAGGAGCGCCTACGTCGCGGAGCTGAAAAAATATCTCGCCAAAAAGGCGGGGTGTCTCTGCGAAAACTGCGTAAAGCGCGCGGAGAAGAACCCGCTGCGGGTAATAGACTGCAAGAGCGAGGGGTGCCGCGAGGCAACGCTTAACGCCCCTGAAATTTCCGGGTGGCTCTGCAAAGAATGTTCTGACCACTTTTCTTCGGTCTGTGGCATATTGGACAAAGAAAAGATACCCTACAGGGTCAACGGCCGGATGGTGCGCGGGCTCGATTACTACAACCGCACCACCTTCGAGCTGGTCACCGGCGAGCTTGGGGCTCAAAACGCCGTTGCCGCCGGAGGCCGCTACGACGGACTCGTCGAGACCCTTGGCGGGCCCGCCGTGCCGGCCCTCGGCTTCGCCCTGGGGGTCGAGCGGATCGTTCTGATGCTTGGTCAGGATAGCCGGTGCGCGGACAAACCTTCGGTTTACTGCGTTCATCGCGGCCCGGAAGGCGCTGGGGCGGCCTTTTCGTTCAGGCGCTCTCTCGTCAACAGCGGGATAGCGGCCGGGATGGATTACGAGGCGAGAAGTTTCAAGGCCCAGATGCGTTCGGCGGACGGGAGCGGGGCAAGGTTCGTGGCTATCTTCGGCGAAAGCGAAACGGCTTCGGGAACTGTCGCCCTGAAGGACCTTTCGACGGGAACGCAGGAAACGCTTGCGCCGGAGCAGGCGATTCAATTAATACACAACACTTTGATGGTTGATTTTCAGGAGAGAAGCAAAACATGA
- the aspS gene encoding aspartate--tRNA ligase, with the protein MEGWKRTHHLGALRKSDAGKTVTLMGWVHRRRDHGGLVFLDLRDREGITQVVLYPDLSGESHDLAHQVRSEYVVAIEGVVVERPAETANKDLPTGDIEVRAKRLAILNRAKTPPFQIADEKTDVGEDLRLKYRYLDLRRPELQNNLRMRHKVTSAARRFLEAEGFWDVETPVLTKSTPEGARDFLVPSRLSQTNFYALPQSPQLFKQLLMVAGVDRYYQIVKCFRDEDLRADRQPEFTQIDLEMSFVDQDDVMELMEKMVKVIWKEAVDIAVEGKFPRLGYADALSRYGCDAPDIRFGLELAEITEVVADSDFKVFAQVAASGGAVKGLNAKGAGEALTRKEIDDLAGFVAPFGAKGLAWIRIQPDGQWQSPIAKFLGDKAREGIVKAFSPVPGDIMFFVADKREVANLSLARLRVHLGRRLGLIDDSVLGFCWITDFPLVEWNEEDKRYYALHHPFTSPRLDEAHLMESEPLKVRAKAYDLVLNGTEVGGGSIRIHDRDIQNALFKVLGIGEEEAMEKFGFLLEGLSYGAPPHGGIAFGLDRLCMFLCKADSIRDVIAFPKTQKGTCLMTDAPSAVDDKQLRELGIRLRATAQA; encoded by the coding sequence ATGGAAGGCTGGAAGAGAACACACCACCTGGGCGCGCTTCGCAAGTCCGACGCCGGCAAAACGGTCACCCTGATGGGATGGGTGCACAGAAGGCGCGACCATGGAGGGCTTGTATTCCTGGACCTTCGCGACCGCGAGGGAATCACGCAGGTGGTGCTTTACCCCGACCTTTCCGGCGAATCCCACGATCTCGCCCATCAGGTTAGAAGCGAATACGTCGTGGCCATCGAGGGCGTCGTCGTCGAGCGGCCCGCTGAAACCGCCAACAAGGATCTTCCCACCGGGGATATCGAGGTCCGGGCGAAGAGGCTGGCGATTCTCAACAGGGCAAAGACCCCTCCCTTCCAGATCGCCGACGAAAAAACCGACGTGGGCGAGGACCTTCGCCTCAAGTACCGCTATCTCGACCTTCGCAGACCCGAGCTTCAGAACAACCTTCGCATGCGCCACAAGGTCACCAGCGCCGCCCGCCGCTTCCTGGAGGCCGAAGGGTTCTGGGACGTGGAGACCCCGGTGCTTACCAAGTCCACTCCCGAGGGGGCGCGCGACTTTCTGGTGCCGAGCCGCCTTTCGCAGACCAATTTCTACGCCCTTCCCCAGTCCCCCCAGCTCTTCAAGCAGCTTTTGATGGTCGCCGGGGTAGACCGCTATTACCAGATAGTCAAATGCTTCCGCGACGAAGACCTTCGCGCCGACAGGCAGCCGGAGTTCACCCAGATCGACCTTGAGATGAGCTTTGTCGATCAGGACGACGTGATGGAGCTCATGGAGAAGATGGTAAAGGTAATCTGGAAAGAGGCGGTAGACATAGCCGTTGAGGGCAAGTTTCCCCGCCTCGGCTACGCGGACGCCCTTTCGCGCTACGGCTGCGACGCGCCCGACATCCGCTTCGGGCTGGAGCTGGCCGAGATTACCGAAGTGGTCGCCGACAGCGATTTCAAGGTCTTCGCGCAGGTGGCCGCTTCCGGCGGAGCCGTGAAGGGGCTTAACGCGAAGGGGGCCGGAGAGGCCCTCACCCGAAAAGAGATCGACGATCTCGCCGGTTTCGTGGCTCCCTTCGGCGCGAAGGGGCTCGCCTGGATACGCATACAGCCCGACGGGCAGTGGCAGTCGCCTATAGCCAAGTTCCTCGGCGACAAGGCGCGCGAGGGCATCGTAAAGGCCTTCTCGCCGGTCCCCGGCGACATAATGTTTTTCGTCGCCGACAAGAGGGAGGTCGCCAACCTTTCCCTCGCCCGCCTTCGCGTCCATCTCGGCCGCAGGCTCGGCCTCATAGACGACTCGGTTCTCGGCTTTTGCTGGATTACGGATTTCCCCCTCGTCGAATGGAACGAGGAGGACAAGCGCTACTACGCCCTCCACCACCCCTTCACCAGCCCCCGGCTCGACGAGGCGCACCTCATGGAGAGCGAGCCCCTCAAGGTGCGCGCCAAGGCCTACGATCTGGTCCTCAACGGCACCGAGGTCGGCGGCGGCTCCATCCGCATCCACGACCGCGACATCCAGAACGCCCTCTTCAAGGTTCTGGGCATCGGCGAGGAAGAGGCGATGGAAAAATTCGGCTTTCTGCTGGAAGGGCTCTCCTACGGCGCGCCGCCCCACGGCGGCATCGCCTTCGGCCTCGACCGGCTCTGCATGTTCCTTTGCAAGGCGGATTCGATTCGCGACGTCATCGCCTTCCCGAAGACGCAGAAAGGCACCTGCCTCATGACCGACGCCCCCTCGGCGGTCGACGATAAACAACTGCGGGAACTGGGAATACGGCTTCGGGCTACAGCACAGGCGTGA